Genomic window (Gemmatimonadota bacterium):
GAGGATCTCCTTCTCGGAGGGGCGTCCCTCGCGCTTGAAGAAACCGCCGGGAATCTTACCGGCGGCGTAGGTGCGTTCCCGATATTCGATGGTGAGCGGGAAGAAGGGAAGGTGGGTGGGTTTGCCTTGGACGGTCGCGGCGCAAAGGACCACGGTTTCGCCGTACTGGACGACGCATGAGCCCTGTGCCAACCTCGCGAGACGGCCTACCTCCATGGAGAGTGTGCGGCCCGCGAACTGATGTTCCAACGTTCTGATCATGTTTTACAGCTTTCTCGTTCGCCGAACGCCGCTAGTTGCGGTTCGGCGTGGATCCACCTCGTCGGGCGGACGTTTGGGAATGGTGGGCGCACCGTCTCGAGTCGAGCGGCGGACAGCCCGGGAAGAATGCTCCGACTCCGAATCGAGGAGTCGATGAGCGCCGGTTCGCGACGCGACTCCTGAACGAGTCGCTGCGGGAGGCCGGGTGGTGAATTGGAGATGGCCGGTATCGAAGAAGGGATCAATGGCGCAGGCCCAGGTCCTTGATGAGGTTGCGGTAGCCCTCCAGGTCGGTGCGCCGGTACCAGCCGAGGAGTCTGCGTCGGCGGCCGACCATCTTGAGCAGACCTCTGCGGCTGTGGTGATCCTTCTTGTGCTCCTTGAAGTGGGAGCGGAGATCGTCGATGCGGGCGGTCAGCAGCGCGATCTGTACGGGGGCGCTGCCGCGGTCTCCTTCGTGGAGCCTGTACTTCTCGATGATCTGTTCTTTCTCGATGGCCATTCCGTGCCTCCTCAGGAGTTGCTCTGCAAGGGAAGCTGTGGTCGTGGTGCCGGCCGAGCTTGCCGACAGCCATGAAACCTAGCCGCAAACCGGCTCACCGTCCAGTGCCGGAGCGGGAGACGGGTTGGGACGGGAAACGCCGGGATCGACCAGCCTACGCGCCGCCCCGATGTCGAGCGCCATCCGCGAACTCAGCTCTTCGGCGTCCGAAAACCGTTCTATCCCGCGAATGCGCCGAACCAGATCTATGCGGATTCGGCTTCCGTAGAGGTCGATATCCGGGAAATCGAGCAGATGGGCCTCGACCGAGGATTCCGCTCCCTCGAATGTGGGTCGGGGACCGGTGTGCAACGCCCCGACATGGCTCGCCCGGCGGGCGACCTCGGGCGGTGAAGCGCCGGGAGGAACGAAGACCCGGGTCGCGTAAATTCCCGGGGGCGGGAGCAGCTTCTCGCGCGGCAGCTTCAGGTTGGCGGTGGGAAACCCGAGCGCCCGTCCCCTTCCGTCGCCTTGCACGACGCGCCCCGAGATCGAGTAGGGTCGTCCCAAACAGCGCTCGGCCTCGTCGAGTTCTCCGGCCAGGATCGCGGCTCGGATCCGCGAGGACGAGACCGCCGACCGACCGAGGGTGCGATCGCCCCCTTCCTCCGGCGCCCGGGACCTCGGCGCTGCGGCTAGCAGTGGTGGAACCACGGCCACGTCGAAACCGAAATCGGCCCCGAGCGCTCGCAGAGTTCCCGCGTCGCCGGATCTGTCGCGCCCGAAACCGTGATCGTGGCCGACGATAAGCTCTCGGACCCCCAGCTTGTCGACGAGAATCTCGCGCACGAAACGCTCCGGGGTGTATCGAGAGAGCCGGCGAGTGAACCTGAGCAGGAGAACCATGTCCAGTCCGGTAGCGGCCAACGCTTCCGTTTTTTCAGGGGGGGTTGTCAGAAGACGAGGCACCTTTTCGGGCCGCACGACGCTGACCGGATGCGGGTCGAAAGTCACCAGAATCGACCTGCATCCCCTTGCTCGCGCCCGTTCGATGACGAGATCGAGCACCTCGCCGTGACCCCTGTGGACTCCGTCGAACGTGCCCACCGTAGCTACGCTGCCTGTGGCGAGGCGGGGCAGCGAGGATACCGCCATCAACCCGGAAATACCTTGCGAGGCCGCAGACGCCAGCGACCTGACTCGGTGCGCTCGCCCTCGGCCACGGCGACAAGCTCGCCGGACCGGGAGACGCACACGACTCCGGGCTCCGCATCGTCGAGCGCCTCCACCTCGACGCCGCGTCCGAACCCCAGCTCCCTCTCCTCGGCCGCGCCTGCCTCCACGCGCGGCAGATGCGCGAGGGCCGCAAGCGGATTCATGCGAGCTCGGTGTACGGCTTCGGCGTCATCCAAAAAATCGAAACCGACCGCCCCGGACACATCGACCGCTCCCGAACGGATCCGGCGCAGCGCGGTCAGATGGGCGCCCACCGACAGGATCCGTCCGAGATCCCGGGCGAGAGCCCGCACGTAGGTTCCGGTGGAGCAGTCGATGCGAAGCGTGAGCTCCGGCGGATCCCAGCTCGCCATTTCCAGCCGCGTTACCCTGACCCGGACCGGAGCTAGCTCGACCCGCTCACCCCGGCGGGCCCGCCGGTAGGCCCGCTCGCCCCCGATCTTCTTGGCCGAGAACCGGGGCGGGACCTGCATGAGCTCGCCGGTAAGCTCCGCGAGCGCCGCCTCCACCCGGCTAGGAGCGAGTCGGCGCCAGTCCTCCGAGCTTGCGGTGACCGTTCCCTCGGTGTCGTGGCTCTCCGTCTCGACGCCGAGCCTGGCGGTGGCCAGATAGGACTTGTCTACCGAGCCGAGATACTCGGCCAAGCGGGTCACCTTGCCCACGCAGAGCACCAGAAGGCCTGAGGCGAACGGATCGAGGGTTCCACAGTGCCCGACCCGCCTCTCGCCCCAGACTCTCCGGGCTCGGTCGACCACGTCGTGAGAGCTCGGACCGCAGGGCTTGTCGACCGGCAGAACGTAGCCGTTGCCGGAAATCACTTCTCACCCGGATCCGGAGCGTCGTCTTCCCGTCCCCCATCCTCGCGCGCCAGGTTCAACTTGTCGATGAGGGATTCGATGCGCTGCGAATGCTCGAGGGAGCGGTCGATGCGAAAACGGAGTTCGGGCACCCTTCTCAGCTTCATGGACTCTCCCAGGGCCCGGCGCAGCTCGGGTGCGCTGCCGTTCAGAAGCCTGGTCAGCTCGTCGACGGCCGAGCCGCTTGCAGCCACGAGCGGACGTACGAAGACCTTGGCGGATCCCAGATCGGGAGCCGCTTCCACGTCGACCACCGTGACCGGACCTATGCGCGGATCCCGGAGCCGTCTGGCGATCAGGCCCGAAATCTCCCGCCTGAGCAGGGCGTTCAGCCGGGCAGTTCGCCTACTCATGGAAGAGCGGGGCCGACCGGTGGATCAACTGGCCTTGGCGAGTTTGCGGGCGATCTCCTCGACGGTGTAGCACTCGATCTCGTCACCGACCTTGACATCGTTGAAGTTGGCGATGCCGATTCCGCACTCGAATCCTTCCCGGACCTCGCGCGCGTCGTCCTTGAAGCGTCTGAGCGATGCGATCTCGCCTTCGAAAACAGTCTTCCCCTCCCTGATCACCCGTATGCGGAACTTGCGGTTCACGCGTCCCTGAACCACGTAGCAGCCGGCGATCATCCCCACCTTCGAGACCCGGAAGGTCTCTCGCACCTGCGCGCTGCCCTCCACATGCTCGACCTGATCGGGCGAGAGTCGGCCTTCGAGCGAGCGGGTTAGGTCGTCGACCGCCTTGTATATGATGTCGTAGGTCCGAATCTCGACCGCGGCATCTTCCGCCTGCTTGCGGGCGGCGGCCTGGGGGCGCACCCCGAAGCCGATAATGACCGCCTCGGTGGTCTGAGCCAACAGCACATCGGACTCGTTGATCGCACCCACCCCCCTGTGGACGATGCGGACGCGAACGCCGTCTTCCTCGCCGCCGATCTGCTCGAAGGCGTCGGCGAGGGCCTGGACGGAGCCGTCCACGTCTCCCTTGACCAGGATCGGTACCTCTATCATCCCGTCGGCCTGCGTCAATTGCGCGAAGTCGCCGATCTTCTTCGCTCTCTCACGCAGTCTCATCTGCTTCTCGCGGTCGAGCTGCTGGAGTTCGGAAACGCGAGCCTGGGCCCGCGACGGCTCCATCACTTGGAGAGGGTCGCCCGCCTGGGGTACTCCGCCCGCCCCCAGCACCTGCACCGGAATCGAGGGACCAGCCTCCTTCACAGGCATCCCGCGCTCGTCGTGCATGGCCCGCACCCGACCCTGGTGGAGTCCGCAGACGAAGGTGTCACCTACGCGGAGAGTTCCCCCTTGGACGAGAACCGTGACCACCGGTCCCTTCCCGACATCGAGACGGGCTTCGACGACGGTGCATACGGCACGGCGCCGAGGATCGGCGCGCAGCTTGTCCTCCATGAGCTCGGCCTGGAGAAGAACCTGCTCCAGAAGATCGTCTATTCCCTTCCCGGTCTTGGCGGAGACGTTGGCGGAGAGCACCTCGCCTCCGAGGTCGTCGACCTGGACCGAGTGCTGGAGAAGCTGCCTCTTGACCCGGTCCGGATCCACGCCGGGCAGGTCGCACTTGTTTACCGCCACAACCAGCGGAACGCCGGCGCTCGACGCGTGGTTGATCGCTTCGACCGTCTGGGGCATGACGGAGTCGTCGGCTGCCACCAGCAGTATGACGATGTCGGTCACATCGGCGCCGCGGGCTCGCATGGCTGTGAAGGCGGCGTGGCCGGGAGTGTCGAGGAAGGTCACCCGTCCGCTCGGCAATTGGACGTGGTAGGCCCCGATGTGCTGAGTGATGCCTCCGGCTTCTCCGGCGACGACGTTGGCCTTGCGAATGCGGTCGAGGAGCAGCGTCTTGCCGTGGTCCACATGTCCCATGACCGTGACCACCGGCGGTCGCGGTTCTGCCGTCTCGGAGTCGATGCCGTAGGGGTCGATGTCCTCGACGACCTCCAAGGTCTCCTCTCGCTCCACGTTGAAGTTGAACTCGTCGAGGAGCATCTCGATCTGGTCGAAGTCGAGACGCTGGTTGATGGTGACCATCATGCCCATGTTGCGGAACGCCGAGCCGATCAGGGCAGCCGGAGTCTCTTCGACGAGCTCGGCGAGTTCGGCCACGCTCAGGAACTCCGCGACGCGCACGGTTCGGCGCTCGCGCTCCCGACGCTCCTGCTCGGCGGCCTCCTGCCGTTGCCGCTCCTCGATCTGGTCCGGCGTCAGCCGCTGACGACGCCGCGGCTTGCGGCCCGGCCCCCGCATCTGGCCCCGAATACGACTGACGTTGCGTTTCGCCGCCTGTTGGGCGCTCTGGCGCTTGGCGGCCCGGCCCTTGGGACCGGGTTTCCTGGCCGGCTTGCCGTCGGAGGTGTATCCCGAGGCGCGTACCTTGACCTGTCCGCCCACCCCGGTGGAGGCGGCGGGCCTGGGAATCCTGGGAGAACGGAGCGGGGTCCCGGAGGCCGCCGGGCGCAGGCCGGACCCCGTCGCAGGAGTCGGGGGGACGCCTGTTGAAGACTCGGGTGCGCCGGAAGCCGGGGGACCCTGGGTAGGCGCGGTCGAGGTGGGGTCGGTTGCCGCTCTCTCTTCCGTAACGACCGGGCCGGTGGGCCTAGGTTGCTCGTCGGCGGCCACCTCGGACGCGGATCTCCCACTCGCCGCATCGTCGACGATGGCGGTCTCGGCCGGACCGGACCGGGGCTCCGCAGAGGGCATTCCGTCCGTCGCGGCCGCATCGGCCGCCGGTGTCTCCCGGGTGGTCTCCGTCGATCCGGTGTCGCCGTCCGAGGACGAGGCGGCGACCCTGGGCTCCTCCTCCTCAGAGGGCGCGATCTCCACCTGCTCCGACTGCGCGTCCGCTTCGGTGGTCGGGTCGGCTTCCGGCTTGGTGGCTCTGACCCGCTTCCGCGCCTTTCTACGCCTCGTGACCGGCGAACCGGCCGACCTCACCGCCGACTTGACGATCTTCGCATACCCGGCGCCCGAAGCCCGCCTCTCCTTCTCGAGCCTGGCGCGCACCTTGCTCGCGACCCCCGGCCCGAGCGCGTCCGACCCTGTCGGAACGGGAAGCTTCACCGATCTCAGGTAGGCTACCAGGTCGGGGGGGGGTACTCGGAGGTCCTTCGCCAGCTCTCGAATCGTCATCTAGCGCCCGCCACCCTCTCGTTCGAGTTCGCGGCGTCCGGATCGGCGCGGTCCCCAATCTCCGCCGAATCGTGCTTGATCAGTATCCGGGCTATCCGCTCTGCGAAGCCGGGGTGGGTCACCGCCACCGCCGTGGTCGGACCCCTCCCGAGGGCGACACCCAGCGTCCGGCGGTCGGCTGCCGCGACTACCCGCACTCCCCGTCCGAACGCCGCTCTCTCGATCTTGGCGAGCTGGCCCCGCGCGGCGTCACGGGCGGTCACGACGAGCATGGCGTCGCCGTTCCGCAACGTCCTCACGGCGGCCGCGGACCCGGCATGTGCACCGGAGGCGCGGCGGGCCAAGCCTATCAGGCCCAGGGCTCCCGAGATCGAACGTCGCTTCAAAGCTATGCGCTCCCTGCGGCTATGGTCTGGTCGTCTTCGACTTCGGTCAGCTCTTCGATCACACCCAGAACCTGCTTGGCGGCCTCCTCCGAAACTCCCTGGATCTCCTGAAGCGAATCGCTGGTGAGGTCGATGATCTGCAGGAAGGATCGGAAACCCGCCTCTTCGAGTGCCGCTATGATCGAGCTCGGGAGAGGGAGATCCTTGAGCGCCATGTCTCCGTAGGCCAGCGCGTCAGGATCTTCGATCGGATCGTCCGATCCGCGCTCGATCCACTCGCGGGAGCCGTAGAGGTCGATCTGCCAGCCCACGAGCTGTGACGCCAGACGCACGTTCTGGCCGTTTCTCCCGATGGCGAGCGAAAGCTGATCTTCGTCGACGATCGCGGTCACGACCCGCTGGTTCGGGTCGGTCAGGACCCGCGCAACCCGCGCAGGCGCCAGAGCCCGTCGCGCGAACACCTCGGTATCCGGATGCCACGGCACGATGTCGATGCGTTCACCTCCGAGCTCGTTGACCACCGCCTGCACCCTGGAGCCCCGCAGCCCCACGCAGGCGCCCACCGGGTCGATGGACTCGTCGTCGCTGACCACGGCGATCTTGGTGCGTCCGCCCACTTCTCTCGCGATCTCCCGAATCTGGACGACTCCCTGGTGGATCTCGGGCACCTCGATGCGGAAGAGCGCCGCCACGAAGGCGCGGTCCGATCGGGAGAGGATCAGCCGGGGTCCGCGCGGTGTCTCGTCCACCTTCTTGAGCACCGCCCGGATGGGATCGCCCTGCCGGAACCGCTCCCTCGGGTTCTGCTCCTTCCAAGGGATGATGGCGTCGGCTTCGCGGGCGCGGTTGACCGTCACCACCAGCTTGCCGCGTTCGTTCTGCTGCACCTCGCCGGTAAGAAGGTCGCCGACGACGTCCGAGAACTCGTCACGAATCCGGTTGCGTTCGTTGTCGCGCACAAGCTCCTTCAATTTCTGACTGATCGCGCGCACGGCATTCAGCCCGAGTTCAGTGAATTCGACCGGAACCTCCATCACGTCGCCGACCTCGAACTCCGGATCGTCCCAACGAGCCTCTTCCAGCGAGACCTCGGAGGCCGGGTCTCCGACCTCGCGCACCACCCTGCGCAGGAGAACGATGTCGATCTCCTCGGCGATGCCGTCGATCTCCACCTCCGCCTGGACGGACGGGCCGTGCACGCGGGTCAGACCGGCGAAAATGGCTTCTCTGAGGATGCCGTTTCCTTCTTCCTCGCTCAGATTCCTCTTGTCGGTCACCACCTTGAGGGCAGCGAAAACCTGTGGCGAACTCATCGCGTCCCTCCCGAATCCCAGTTGAACACCAGACGAACCTCCCTGGTCTCGCTCCGAGGGACGCGCACTTCCGCACCGTCGGTCAGGCGCAGGCGCAGCAGTTGTCCGTCCCGCTCATCGGAGATCCCCAGGAGTTCGCCCTCGATGACGGCCGAGGGACCGAACCGCTCCGCGCTCCCTCTGACCGCCACTCTGCGACCGACGAAGCGT
Coding sequences:
- the rpsO gene encoding 30S ribosomal protein S15; translation: MAIEKEQIIEKYRLHEGDRGSAPVQIALLTARIDDLRSHFKEHKKDHHSRRGLLKMVGRRRRLLGWYRRTDLEGYRNLIKDLGLRH
- a CDS encoding bifunctional riboflavin kinase/FAD synthetase, with product MAVSSLPRLATGSVATVGTFDGVHRGHGEVLDLVIERARARGCRSILVTFDPHPVSVVRPEKVPRLLTTPPEKTEALAATGLDMVLLLRFTRRLSRYTPERFVREILVDKLGVRELIVGHDHGFGRDRSGDAGTLRALGADFGFDVAVVPPLLAAAPRSRAPEEGGDRTLGRSAVSSSRIRAAILAGELDEAERCLGRPYSISGRVVQGDGRGRALGFPTANLKLPREKLLPPPGIYATRVFVPPGASPPEVARRASHVGALHTGPRPTFEGAESSVEAHLLDFPDIDLYGSRIRIDLVRRIRGIERFSDAEELSSRMALDIGAARRLVDPGVSRPNPSPAPALDGEPVCG
- the truB gene encoding tRNA pseudouridine(55) synthase TruB; this encodes MISGNGYVLPVDKPCGPSSHDVVDRARRVWGERRVGHCGTLDPFASGLLVLCVGKVTRLAEYLGSVDKSYLATARLGVETESHDTEGTVTASSEDWRRLAPSRVEAALAELTGELMQVPPRFSAKKIGGERAYRRARRGERVELAPVRVRVTRLEMASWDPPELTLRIDCSTGTYVRALARDLGRILSVGAHLTALRRIRSGAVDVSGAVGFDFLDDAEAVHRARMNPLAALAHLPRVEAGAAEERELGFGRGVEVEALDDAEPGVVCVSRSGELVAVAEGERTESGRWRLRPRKVFPG
- the rbfA gene encoding 30S ribosome-binding factor RbfA, which codes for MSRRTARLNALLRREISGLIARRLRDPRIGPVTVVDVEAAPDLGSAKVFVRPLVAASGSAVDELTRLLNGSAPELRRALGESMKLRRVPELRFRIDRSLEHSQRIESLIDKLNLAREDGGREDDAPDPGEK
- the infB gene encoding translation initiation factor IF-2 yields the protein MGGQVKVRASGYTSDGKPARKPGPKGRAAKRQSAQQAAKRNVSRIRGQMRGPGRKPRRRQRLTPDQIEERQRQEAAEQERRERERRTVRVAEFLSVAELAELVEETPAALIGSAFRNMGMMVTINQRLDFDQIEMLLDEFNFNVEREETLEVVEDIDPYGIDSETAEPRPPVVTVMGHVDHGKTLLLDRIRKANVVAGEAGGITQHIGAYHVQLPSGRVTFLDTPGHAAFTAMRARGADVTDIVILLVAADDSVMPQTVEAINHASSAGVPLVVAVNKCDLPGVDPDRVKRQLLQHSVQVDDLGGEVLSANVSAKTGKGIDDLLEQVLLQAELMEDKLRADPRRRAVCTVVEARLDVGKGPVVTVLVQGGTLRVGDTFVCGLHQGRVRAMHDERGMPVKEAGPSIPVQVLGAGGVPQAGDPLQVMEPSRAQARVSELQQLDREKQMRLRERAKKIGDFAQLTQADGMIEVPILVKGDVDGSVQALADAFEQIGGEEDGVRVRIVHRGVGAINESDVLLAQTTEAVIIGFGVRPQAAARKQAEDAAVEIRTYDIIYKAVDDLTRSLEGRLSPDQVEHVEGSAQVRETFRVSKVGMIAGCYVVQGRVNRKFRIRVIREGKTVFEGEIASLRRFKDDAREVREGFECGIGIANFNDVKVGDEIECYTVEEIARKLAKAS
- a CDS encoding ribosomal L7Ae/L30e/S12e/Gadd45 family protein, with translation MKRRSISGALGLIGLARRASGAHAGSAAAVRTLRNGDAMLVVTARDAARGQLAKIERAAFGRGVRVVAAADRRTLGVALGRGPTTAVAVTHPGFAERIARILIKHDSAEIGDRADPDAANSNERVAGAR
- the nusA gene encoding transcription termination factor NusA, with amino-acid sequence MSSPQVFAALKVVTDKRNLSEEEGNGILREAIFAGLTRVHGPSVQAEVEIDGIAEEIDIVLLRRVVREVGDPASEVSLEEARWDDPEFEVGDVMEVPVEFTELGLNAVRAISQKLKELVRDNERNRIRDEFSDVVGDLLTGEVQQNERGKLVVTVNRAREADAIIPWKEQNPRERFRQGDPIRAVLKKVDETPRGPRLILSRSDRAFVAALFRIEVPEIHQGVVQIREIAREVGGRTKIAVVSDDESIDPVGACVGLRGSRVQAVVNELGGERIDIVPWHPDTEVFARRALAPARVARVLTDPNQRVVTAIVDEDQLSLAIGRNGQNVRLASQLVGWQIDLYGSREWIERGSDDPIEDPDALAYGDMALKDLPLPSSIIAALEEAGFRSFLQIIDLTSDSLQEIQGVSEEAAKQVLGVIEELTEVEDDQTIAAGSA